Proteins encoded in a region of the Mucilaginibacter sabulilitoris genome:
- a CDS encoding ABC transporter ATP-binding protein — protein sequence MKTYFRLLSFARPIGKFAVPYLLCTIFSVIFNTLNLALLAPLLTTIFDPKTATEVVPKPVNWLNPLKDFEYFSHMANHEYGPLGALKFVCAAIVVSVLLSNLFRYLSQRIMENLRIYTLLNLRRTVFNNVMNLHLGYFNNERKGDILSKISADVQVVQFSVTGTLQVAFKEPFQLVAYLAALFIYSVNLTLFSMLIIPVSAFVISRIVKRLKEQAAASQQTYSNMISNLDEALSGIKIIKAFNAVTFIKNRFDHENQEYSRITRSMAKRQQMASPVSEFLGVLMVAGIVLYGGSLIINHQGTLSAADFIVYIAMFSQVMRPAKAISDSFSNIHSGIAAGERVLALIDEKPQITDAPDAVVINEFNNSVRFENVSFVYKNKAAVNDGSKDVEPDKYVLKKLNLVIPKGKTVALVGPSGGGKSTLMDLLPRFIEPQIGTIYIDDKNIQSITSESLRALMGIVNQESILFNDTIFNNIAFGKTNVTQAQVEEAARIANAHNFIMETDNGYQTNAGDRGTKLSGGQRQRICIARAVLNNPPIMLLDEATSALDTESEKLVQDALNNLMKNRTSLIIAHRLSTIQNADIIIVLEKGCVIEQGTHQQLLQNNGLYKKLIDMQTFNED from the coding sequence ATGAAGACTTATTTCAGACTTCTATCCTTTGCCAGGCCTATCGGGAAATTTGCTGTTCCATATTTATTATGTACTATATTTTCGGTAATATTTAATACACTTAACCTCGCCTTGCTGGCGCCACTGTTAACCACAATATTTGACCCCAAAACGGCAACCGAAGTAGTGCCTAAACCTGTAAACTGGTTAAACCCGTTAAAAGATTTTGAATATTTTTCGCATATGGCCAACCATGAGTATGGCCCTTTGGGTGCTTTAAAGTTTGTTTGCGCGGCTATTGTTGTGTCGGTACTGTTGAGCAACCTGTTCAGGTACCTGTCGCAGCGTATTATGGAAAACCTGCGGATTTATACCCTCCTTAACCTGCGTCGCACGGTTTTTAACAATGTGATGAACCTGCACCTGGGGTATTTTAACAATGAACGCAAGGGCGATATCTTATCTAAAATATCTGCCGATGTGCAGGTTGTACAATTTTCGGTTACAGGTACACTACAGGTTGCATTTAAAGAACCTTTTCAATTAGTAGCTTATCTTGCCGCATTATTTATATACTCGGTTAACCTTACGCTGTTTTCAATGCTGATTATCCCGGTATCGGCATTTGTAATATCACGAATTGTTAAAAGGTTAAAAGAACAGGCAGCGGCATCGCAACAAACCTATAGTAACATGATCAGTAACCTGGATGAGGCCTTATCGGGTATCAAGATCATAAAGGCATTTAACGCGGTAACATTCATCAAAAACAGGTTTGACCATGAAAACCAGGAGTACTCCAGAATTACGCGTTCTATGGCCAAACGGCAGCAAATGGCGTCGCCGGTATCTGAGTTTTTGGGGGTGTTAATGGTAGCTGGTATCGTGTTGTACGGCGGTTCATTGATCATTAATCATCAGGGTACTTTATCGGCTGCCGATTTTATCGTGTACATCGCTATGTTTTCGCAGGTAATGCGCCCGGCTAAGGCCATATCCGATTCTTTTAGTAATATACACTCAGGCATAGCCGCAGGCGAACGTGTACTGGCCCTTATTGACGAAAAACCACAGATAACTGACGCTCCCGATGCCGTTGTAATAAATGAATTTAACAACAGCGTAAGATTTGAAAACGTATCCTTTGTTTATAAAAATAAGGCTGCTGTAAATGATGGCAGCAAAGATGTTGAACCGGATAAGTATGTGCTGAAAAAGCTTAATCTGGTGATTCCGAAAGGTAAAACTGTAGCGCTGGTGGGCCCATCTGGTGGGGGCAAATCAACCCTGATGGATCTGTTGCCGCGATTTATTGAACCGCAAATAGGCACAATTTATATCGACGATAAAAATATCCAATCAATTACTTCCGAATCATTACGTGCGCTGATGGGCATTGTTAATCAGGAATCAATATTATTTAATGACACCATTTTTAATAATATAGCCTTTGGTAAAACCAATGTTACGCAGGCCCAGGTTGAGGAAGCCGCTCGTATTGCCAATGCGCATAACTTTATCATGGAAACCGATAACGGTTACCAAACCAATGCCGGCGACAGGGGCACTAAACTATCAGGCGGGCAAAGACAAAGGATCTGCATAGCCAGGGCGGTGCTGAACAATCCGCCAATTATGCTGCTTGATGAGGCTACCTCTGCATTGGATACCGAATCAGAAAAACTGGTTCAGGATGCGCTGAATAACCTCATGAAAAATCGCACCTCACTCATTATAGCTCACCGCCTGAGCACTATTCAAAATGCCGATATTATTATCGTGCTCGAAAAAGGCTGCGTGATTGAGCAGGGAACACATCAGCAATTGCTGCAAAATAATGGCTTGTATAAAAAGCTGATAGATATGCAAACCTTTAATGAAGATTAA
- a CDS encoding glycosyltransferase family 2 protein has product MQNTSNNTGISVIIPNYNGKNLLAKNLPFVFAALKKFGGRYEVIIPDDASTDDSADFILQQYPEIILIRSEKNGGFSVNINKGIAAAGLELVLLLNSDIKLSENYFAAQLKYFSSPDTFGVMGLILDEATDKMVEACKYPRHSLFKINHIKNLDIIGNGEFVYTYYLSGANALVNRQKLLELGGFNELFAPFYHEDLDLSLRAWENGWKCYYEHNAVCWHAVSSTIKAHSSKNTIKIISTRNKLLLHYFHLQGIRLYLWHIVTFLSLLVRWISGKLYYYRAYNLFIKKMSSMRKAKQHFIKNAIAKQQYIPFITVKESIIKTLDQLLKSDKHDRAT; this is encoded by the coding sequence ATGCAAAATACCAGCAATAACACGGGCATATCTGTTATAATACCTAACTATAATGGTAAAAACCTGCTGGCTAAAAACCTGCCCTTTGTATTTGCTGCGCTGAAAAAATTTGGTGGCCGTTATGAGGTTATAATACCCGATGATGCCTCAACCGACGATAGTGCCGATTTTATTTTGCAGCAGTATCCCGAAATTATTTTGATCAGGAGTGAAAAGAACGGTGGCTTTTCGGTTAATATTAATAAAGGCATAGCAGCAGCCGGCCTTGAGCTGGTTTTACTGCTGAACAGCGATATTAAGCTCAGCGAAAATTACTTTGCCGCCCAGCTGAAATATTTTAGTAGCCCCGATACCTTTGGCGTTATGGGCCTCATCCTTGACGAAGCAACTGATAAAATGGTTGAAGCCTGCAAATATCCCCGCCACTCATTATTCAAGATCAATCACATTAAAAACCTGGATATTATAGGTAATGGTGAATTTGTATATACCTATTATTTAAGCGGGGCCAACGCTTTAGTAAACCGGCAAAAGCTATTGGAACTTGGCGGGTTTAACGAGCTATTCGCACCATTTTATCATGAAGATCTTGACCTGTCTTTAAGAGCCTGGGAAAACGGGTGGAAATGTTATTACGAACACAACGCCGTGTGCTGGCATGCGGTATCATCAACTATAAAAGCGCATAGTTCTAAAAATACCATTAAAATTATAAGCACCCGTAACAAGCTACTACTGCATTATTTTCATCTACAGGGTATACGCTTATATTTGTGGCATATTGTTACATTTTTGTCATTGCTGGTCAGGTGGATAAGCGGTAAATTATATTATTACCGGGCCTACAATCTTTTTATAAAGAAAATGTCCTCAATGCGCAAGGCTAAACAGCACTTTATAAAAAATGCCATAGCCAAACAGCAATATATACCTTTTATAACTGTTAAGGAAAGTATTATTAAAACGCTCGACCAACTTTTAAAATCTGATAAACATGACCGTGCTACCTGA
- a CDS encoding glycosyltransferase family 9 protein: MPSIDKTKIPHILISRTDAIGDVVLTLSMAAYIKELIPGAVISFLGRTYTQPVIAACTAVDGFINYDDIRKLPESAQADYLRDKNIDVIIHVFPNKHVAAIARNAGIRLRIGTTNRLYHWFTCNKLVKLSRKKSDLHEAQLNLILLKPLGLTYVPSLKQVIDHYSFERTVQLPAPLANILAKDKFNLIIHPKSHGSGMEWGLGNFAGLIGELSTGKFNIIITGSEKEKLLLSEWVMTLPGNVTDMSGKMTLPELIAFIFNADGLLASGTGPLHIAAAAGINTLGLFPVQRPIHPGRWAPLGEKSGFLESTVDNLNSITIAMVAAKINTWNK, from the coding sequence ATGCCCAGCATTGATAAAACAAAAATACCACATATTTTAATCAGCAGGACCGATGCTATTGGCGATGTGGTGCTTACGCTGTCAATGGCTGCCTATATAAAAGAACTGATACCTGGCGCCGTTATTTCATTTTTGGGCCGTACCTATACCCAGCCTGTTATTGCCGCCTGTACAGCGGTTGACGGTTTTATAAACTACGACGATATCAGGAAACTGCCCGAAAGTGCACAGGCTGATTACCTTCGGGATAAAAATATTGATGTTATTATTCACGTTTTTCCTAACAAACATGTAGCCGCCATTGCCAGGAACGCAGGCATCAGGTTAAGAATAGGGACTACAAACCGGCTATACCATTGGTTTACCTGTAATAAACTGGTAAAACTCAGCCGTAAAAAATCGGATTTGCATGAAGCGCAGCTCAATCTCATTTTATTAAAACCGTTGGGCTTAACATACGTGCCATCACTAAAGCAGGTAATTGATCACTATAGTTTTGAGCGTACTGTACAGCTGCCCGCGCCATTAGCAAATATTTTAGCAAAGGATAAATTTAACCTCATAATTCACCCAAAATCGCATGGCAGCGGTATGGAATGGGGGCTTGGTAATTTTGCCGGGTTAATAGGTGAACTATCAACCGGTAAATTCAATATTATTATCACCGGCTCCGAAAAAGAAAAACTGTTATTAAGCGAATGGGTCATGACACTGCCCGGTAACGTAACTGATATGAGTGGCAAAATGACCCTTCCCGAATTGATAGCGTTTATTTTTAACGCCGATGGCTTGCTGGCATCCGGAACTGGGCCATTGCATATAGCCGCCGCCGCCGGTATCAATACCCTTGGGCTATTCCCTGTACAAAGGCCTATACATCCGGGCAGGTGGGCGCCGCTCGGGGAAAAGTCCGGTTTTTTAGAAAGTACAGTAGATAACTTAAATAGCATAACTATTGCCATGGTTGCCGCTAAAATTAATACGTGGAATAAATAA
- the meaB gene encoding methylmalonyl Co-A mutase-associated GTPase MeaB, with product MSHYQNIDPSSDNFRSVARALTIVENGLRGADELLKNLTFEKNTPVIGITGPPGAGKSTLVNSLINHLLINGNKVAVLAIDPTSPFNFGSLLGDRIRMAPHFNSPDVFIRSLATRGSLGGLSAKTIEMTDVLRAAGFDYVLVETVGVGQSEVEIAGLADVTLVMLVPEAGDEIQHIKSGLMEIADAFIINKADRADADVFANNLKKIIGQKNGDQPPVFKTIASQANGITEVADFVSSAANTPHKRRELLMTEKAYKLIQQKLTQHIDKKKLQQNIAEALTDKKFNLYSFVDTYV from the coding sequence TTGAGCCACTACCAAAATATTGATCCTTCTTCTGATAATTTTCGCTCGGTTGCCCGTGCCTTAACCATTGTAGAAAACGGATTACGCGGTGCTGATGAGCTTTTAAAAAACTTAACCTTTGAAAAAAACACGCCTGTAATTGGCATAACCGGCCCGCCGGGGGCAGGTAAAAGCACGCTGGTAAATTCACTTATCAACCATCTTTTAATCAATGGCAATAAAGTAGCTGTGCTGGCGATAGACCCTACCTCGCCGTTTAATTTTGGATCGTTACTGGGCGACAGGATCAGGATGGCGCCGCATTTTAACAGCCCTGATGTTTTTATACGCTCACTGGCTACCCGGGGTTCGTTGGGCGGCTTATCGGCCAAAACCATTGAAATGACCGATGTATTGCGTGCCGCAGGATTTGATTATGTACTGGTAGAAACCGTTGGTGTGGGCCAATCGGAAGTTGAAATAGCCGGACTTGCCGATGTTACCCTGGTAATGCTGGTACCCGAAGCCGGTGACGAGATACAGCATATTAAATCGGGACTAATGGAAATTGCCGATGCCTTTATTATTAACAAAGCCGACAGGGCCGATGCAGACGTGTTTGCCAATAACTTAAAAAAGATAATAGGACAAAAAAACGGCGACCAGCCGCCCGTTTTTAAAACTATAGCCTCGCAGGCAAACGGCATTACGGAAGTTGCGGACTTTGTAAGTTCGGCGGCAAATACACCGCACAAACGCCGCGAATTACTAATGACTGAAAAAGCATACAAACTCATTCAGCAAAAATTAACGCAACACATTGATAAAAAAAAGCTTCAGCAAAATATTGCTGAAGCTTTAACCGATAAAAAATTCAATCTGTATAGTTTTGTAGATACTTATGTATAG
- a CDS encoding aminopeptidase P family protein: protein MKYPSIENNLFTNNRKNFVSRTKYNSIAIFHSNDEFPRSGDQAFLFKQNPDFFYLTGIDQEQSILILFPDCPNKGYREVLFLRQTNEHIAIWEGHKYTKEEARVASGIENIYWLHEYETILQSIINYAEHIYINTNENDRYSHIVPYRDLRMYEALRLKYPLHKYERSALIMRDLRVVKSDIEIALTQKACDITNDAFVRVLKFLKPGVAEYEIEAEITHEFLRQRATGHAYSPILASGKNAVVLHYTDNNQVCNDGDVILFDFAAEYANYNADMSRSVPVNGRFTKRQRAVYDAVLRVMREATKMIVAGTVWNDYQDEVGKIMTRELIGLGLLDKHDVEKQDVNTPLYKKYFMHGTSHHLGLDVHDFASRYKAFEVGNILTCEPGIYIPEESLGVRIENNILITENGNRDLMAGIPVEAEHIEEIMNS from the coding sequence ATGAAATATCCTTCAATAGAAAATAATCTATTTACAAATAATAGAAAAAATTTCGTTTCAAGAACAAAATATAACTCCATTGCGATATTTCACTCAAATGATGAATTTCCGAGAAGTGGCGATCAAGCCTTTCTATTTAAGCAAAACCCTGATTTTTTTTACCTTACAGGTATAGATCAGGAGCAAAGTATACTTATTTTATTCCCGGATTGTCCTAATAAAGGATACAGAGAAGTACTTTTTTTAAGACAAACCAATGAGCATATAGCTATATGGGAAGGGCATAAATATACTAAGGAAGAAGCCCGCGTAGCATCAGGTATAGAAAATATCTATTGGTTGCATGAATATGAAACTATTTTGCAGAGTATTATTAACTATGCCGAACATATTTATATTAATACTAATGAAAATGACCGCTACAGCCATATAGTTCCTTATCGTGATTTGCGAATGTACGAGGCGCTGAGGTTAAAGTACCCATTGCACAAGTATGAACGTTCGGCCCTGATTATGCGCGACTTGCGTGTTGTAAAGTCAGATATAGAAATAGCCCTCACACAAAAGGCCTGCGATATTACCAACGACGCCTTTGTAAGGGTATTGAAGTTCCTGAAACCAGGTGTTGCCGAGTACGAAATTGAAGCCGAAATTACACACGAGTTTTTAAGACAACGGGCTACCGGCCACGCCTATAGCCCAATACTTGCATCTGGTAAAAATGCTGTTGTGCTGCATTATACCGATAATAACCAGGTTTGTAACGATGGTGACGTAATACTTTTTGACTTTGCTGCTGAGTATGCTAATTATAATGCCGATATGAGCCGGTCGGTACCTGTTAACGGGCGTTTCACCAAACGTCAGCGGGCCGTTTACGATGCTGTTTTACGCGTAATGCGCGAAGCCACTAAAATGATAGTAGCCGGAACGGTATGGAACGATTATCAGGATGAGGTTGGCAAAATAATGACCCGAGAGCTGATAGGTTTAGGTTTACTGGATAAGCATGACGTTGAAAAGCAGGATGTTAATACGCCCTTGTATAAAAAATATTTTATGCATGGTACTTCACATCACCTGGGTTTGGATGTTCATGATTTTGCAAGTCGCTATAAAGCATTTGAGGTGGGTAATATATTAACCTGTGAACCAGGTATATATATACCAGAAGAGAGTTTGGGTGTCAGGATAGAGAATAATATTTTAATTACCGAAAACGGTAACCGTGATCTCATGGCCGGTATTCCAGTGGAGGCCGAACATATTGAAGAAATAATGAATAGTTGA
- a CDS encoding OmpA family protein codes for MNYSTLKKTVALSFASLMVVTMVNAQTDSTATTTTATTTSSEATTPKVFGGLGQYKKFSIGVNVGATSPSVATGGSNDFTHNKIQLGYGISFREQLAHSFGLQLDLHGGKVAGDNSKEPGNGSGYLASEFETKFWSGTLSGVVNVATIDFLRRKNSVNFFVTAGAGLALYTPKVTYKNGTVVDFDGIAGGTPGNPGTSKFVKELIIPIGAGVKFRLSDVVALNLGYTETFVDGDNFDGLNRAYPTKDKYSYGYAGLEFTLGSKSKPSLEWVNPVALMYDELYDAALRQEVEALKGRVTNVENAVNDLKKDSDGDGVADQFDKCPGTAAGSVVDGSGCVIVFPKDTVATPTATAYSNIQFEFDSSVLRTSSYPVLDATSADLRSAGKSVEVDGYASSEGTAAHNMSLSKDRANSVKTYLVNSGVDAKKVKVKGFGETNPIADNSTEDGRVLNRRVQFKQK; via the coding sequence ATGAATTATTCTACATTAAAGAAAACAGTCGCATTGTCATTTGCTTCTTTGATGGTTGTAACAATGGTGAATGCACAAACAGATTCTACCGCAACTACAACTACAGCAACTACAACGTCGTCTGAAGCTACTACCCCCAAGGTATTTGGTGGTTTAGGTCAGTACAAAAAATTTAGCATTGGAGTAAACGTTGGTGCAACATCACCTTCAGTTGCTACTGGTGGCTCAAATGATTTTACACACAATAAAATTCAATTAGGCTACGGAATTTCATTCAGGGAGCAACTTGCGCATTCATTTGGTTTGCAATTGGATTTACACGGTGGTAAAGTAGCCGGTGATAACAGCAAAGAACCAGGTAATGGTAGCGGCTATCTTGCTTCTGAATTCGAAACCAAATTTTGGTCAGGTACTTTAAGCGGTGTTGTAAACGTTGCTACAATTGACTTCTTACGTCGCAAAAACTCAGTTAACTTCTTCGTTACTGCAGGTGCTGGTTTAGCTTTATACACACCTAAAGTTACCTACAAAAACGGTACGGTAGTTGATTTTGATGGTATCGCTGGTGGTACTCCAGGTAATCCAGGAACAAGCAAATTCGTTAAAGAATTGATTATTCCTATTGGTGCGGGCGTTAAATTCAGACTGAGCGATGTTGTTGCGTTAAACTTAGGTTATACTGAAACTTTTGTTGACGGCGATAACTTTGACGGTTTAAACAGAGCCTACCCTACAAAAGATAAATATAGTTACGGATATGCTGGTTTAGAGTTCACTTTAGGTTCAAAATCAAAACCAAGCTTAGAGTGGGTTAACCCAGTTGCTCTGATGTATGATGAATTGTATGATGCTGCATTACGTCAGGAAGTTGAAGCTTTAAAAGGCCGTGTAACAAATGTTGAAAACGCTGTTAATGACCTGAAAAAAGATTCAGACGGTGACGGTGTTGCTGATCAGTTTGACAAATGCCCAGGTACTGCTGCTGGCAGCGTAGTTGACGGTTCAGGTTGCGTTATCGTATTCCCTAAAGATACTGTTGCTACTCCTACCGCTACTGCTTACTCAAACATCCAGTTTGAATTTGACAGCTCAGTATTAAGAACTTCATCTTACCCAGTATTAGATGCTACTTCAGCTGACTTAAGGTCTGCAGGTAAATCTGTTGAAGTTGACGGTTACGCTTCATCTGAAGGTACTGCTGCTCACAACATGTCTTTATCTAAAGACCGTGCTAACTCAGTAAAAACTTACTTAGTTAACTCAGGTGTTGACGCTAAAAAAGTTAAAGTAAAAGGCTTTGGTGAAACCAATCCAATTGCTGATAACTCTACTGAAGATGGACGTGTATTAAACCGTCGTGTTCAGTTCAAACAAAAATAA
- a CDS encoding ABC transporter permease: MKGFLLSFRSEFYKSRKTLSFWASVLLPFLICLFLFIGFYTNSEQLSRMEPIRLWFQFAGTILSIMGTLLLPIYAIFIAYAVNSIEHRADTWKSLFSLPISRWAVYTAKYAYAVFLIFLCLSLFMLFTIGFGNLLSVVKPQLRFDNYHMEKELAQIYFKLFLSSLGILSIQFLLSLLWADFLKPMGIGFVCTIAGVIAASKNWEYSYAFPYSQPAVAISTMIHRGNEAMKEIEIDVFTSDVMISLIISVIVFIGGYFIVLRKSVK; this comes from the coding sequence ATGAAAGGGTTCCTGTTATCATTCCGTTCGGAGTTTTATAAGAGCAGGAAAACGTTAAGTTTTTGGGCCTCGGTATTGCTTCCTTTTCTCATTTGCTTGTTTCTATTTATCGGGTTTTATACCAACAGCGAGCAGCTTTCGCGTATGGAGCCAATAAGGTTATGGTTCCAGTTTGCAGGCACTATATTGAGTATTATGGGCACATTGTTATTGCCTATATACGCTATTTTTATAGCCTACGCGGTTAACAGCATTGAACACCGGGCCGATACCTGGAAAAGCTTGTTTAGCCTGCCTATTTCACGGTGGGCGGTTTATACGGCCAAGTATGCATATGCGGTGTTCCTGATATTTTTATGCCTCTCCCTTTTTATGTTGTTTACCATTGGTTTTGGTAATTTATTAAGCGTGGTAAAGCCGCAGCTCAGGTTTGATAATTACCACATGGAAAAGGAGCTGGCGCAAATTTATTTTAAGCTCTTTTTATCATCCCTGGGCATACTTTCCATACAGTTTTTGCTTAGCCTGCTTTGGGCCGATTTTCTGAAGCCAATGGGGATTGGTTTTGTTTGCACCATAGCGGGCGTTATTGCGGCCTCAAAAAACTGGGAGTATAGTTATGCTTTTCCTTATTCACAACCCGCAGTTGCCATATCTACTATGATACACCGCGGCAATGAAGCAATGAAAGAAATTGAAATAGATGTATTTACCAGCGATGTAATGATAAGCCTTATAATATCTGTAATTGTATTTATAGGAGGTTATTTTATTGTGCTTCGTAAGAGTGTGAAGTAG
- a CDS encoding ABC transporter ATP-binding protein: MVIRTEGLSFNFGNQQVIKSLALQVPEGSIYGFLGPNGAGKTTTIKLLLNLLKTQHGSIHIFEQELQKNRISILSQIGALIEQPAIYPHLTGKENLLNRALLLQVPAKRVDEMLNLVQLSSAANKKAGQYSLGMKQRLGIALALLPDPKLLILDEPTNGLDPNGIIEIRELLIKLVRRHQKTVFISSHLLAEVERMATHVGIIDKGELLFQGSIKDLEAISQPMIRIETDNTVDAANLLTRKHYEVTDVTDDHVYVSYTSRSQMGDINTLLTQNGYIIFGIGKQQKDLEKLFLSITQNA; the protein is encoded by the coding sequence ATGGTAATTCGTACTGAAGGGTTATCCTTCAACTTCGGCAACCAGCAAGTGATTAAGTCACTGGCATTGCAAGTTCCCGAAGGAAGTATATATGGTTTTCTTGGCCCAAACGGCGCCGGGAAAACCACTACTATCAAACTCCTGTTAAATCTGCTAAAAACTCAGCACGGCAGCATCCACATTTTTGAACAGGAACTCCAAAAAAACCGCATCAGCATATTATCACAAATAGGGGCGCTTATTGAGCAGCCCGCAATTTATCCGCACCTTACAGGCAAAGAAAACTTACTGAACAGGGCTTTATTATTACAAGTACCGGCAAAACGTGTTGACGAGATGCTGAACCTGGTGCAATTAAGCAGCGCCGCCAATAAAAAAGCAGGCCAATATTCTTTAGGCATGAAACAACGACTGGGCATTGCGCTGGCCCTCCTCCCGGACCCTAAACTGCTTATACTCGACGAGCCAACTAACGGCCTTGATCCAAATGGTATTATTGAAATACGTGAGCTGCTTATCAAATTGGTGCGCCGGCATCAAAAAACTGTTTTTATATCGAGCCATCTGCTGGCCGAGGTGGAACGTATGGCCACACATGTAGGTATTATTGACAAGGGTGAGTTGCTGTTTCAGGGCAGCATAAAGGATTTGGAAGCCATTAGCCAGCCAATGATCCGTATTGAAACAGATAATACGGTTGATGCAGCCAATTTGCTTACCCGTAAGCATTATGAGGTTACAGATGTAACCGACGATCATGTATATGTATCCTATACCTCAAGAAGCCAGATGGGCGACATCAACACATTACTTACACAAAACGGATACATAATATTCGGCATTGGTAAACAACAAAAGGACCTGGAGAAACTATTTTTATCTATTACACAAAACGCCTGA
- a CDS encoding sensor histidine kinase, producing MQVSISSDKQSRIIKTGWQVFWHLLFWLGIISLFLFLAHSNTKLGNKELLILFLLYPTINISLFYINFLIYIPKFLDKKRYWAYAVFIIITIIAYGFAKYGVGLIFKEYVLVRMKGEVITFASYFLSTVFTSIIFVFLSTVLKFTTDWFLNERIQHDLENQRLSAELAFLKSQINPHFLFNSLNSIYSLAYQRSETTPEAILKLSEIMRYMLYECNDNKVDLSKELQYLHNYIDLQKIRFGNKAFIDFKVLGDVTNQQIAPLLLIAFIENAFKHGIANDATSPIKLLINVDQCNLHFYIQNKKHTHNRDAIGGIGLNNVQRRLNLLYPHKHTLKIRDEVDTYTCELSIVL from the coding sequence ATGCAGGTTTCAATTTCATCAGACAAACAATCGCGTATTATAAAAACGGGCTGGCAAGTGTTCTGGCATTTACTTTTTTGGCTGGGCATCATATCCCTTTTCCTGTTCCTGGCACACAGCAATACCAAATTGGGTAATAAAGAGCTATTGATATTATTCCTGCTTTATCCCACCATTAATATCAGTTTGTTTTATATCAACTTCCTCATTTACATTCCTAAATTTTTAGATAAGAAACGCTACTGGGCCTATGCCGTGTTTATCATTATTACCATTATCGCTTATGGCTTTGCTAAATACGGCGTTGGCTTAATATTTAAAGAATATGTGCTGGTGCGCATGAAAGGTGAGGTAATTACCTTTGCCTCCTACTTTTTAAGCACTGTTTTCACCAGTATCATTTTTGTGTTTTTAAGCACGGTACTCAAATTCACTACCGATTGGTTTTTGAACGAACGTATACAGCACGACCTTGAAAATCAGCGTTTAAGCGCCGAACTGGCCTTTCTTAAATCGCAGATAAACCCTCATTTTTTATTCAACTCCCTAAACAGCATTTACTCCCTGGCTTATCAGCGGTCTGAAACCACCCCAGAGGCTATACTTAAGTTATCGGAAATTATGCGCTACATGCTGTACGAGTGTAATGATAATAAGGTTGACCTGAGTAAGGAACTGCAATATCTTCACAATTACATCGATCTGCAAAAAATCCGTTTTGGTAATAAAGCTTTTATTGATTTTAAAGTATTGGGCGATGTAACCAATCAGCAAATTGCACCGCTGCTGCTTATCGCTTTTATCGAAAATGCCTTTAAGCATGGCATTGCAAATGATGCAACCTCACCCATAAAACTGCTGATCAATGTAGACCAATGCAACCTGCACTTTTATATACAAAACAAAAAACATACCCACAACCGAGACGCAATAGGAGGTATAGGTTTAAATAACGTGCAAAGAAGGCTTAACCTGCTTTATCCTCATAAACATACTTTAAAAATAAGGGACGAAGTTGATACTTATACTTGCGAATTATCCATAGTTTTATAG